One genomic region from Hemiscyllium ocellatum isolate sHemOce1 chromosome 13, sHemOce1.pat.X.cur, whole genome shotgun sequence encodes:
- the LOC132821497 gene encoding receptor-transporting protein 3-like isoform X2 — protein MIVRKEMQANRFHCSTCPNKWASAKALIIFSMKLQNGEGEVKVRFCKQQCRQNHAIEANFVEPVFDEENIKQVLNRLIAKIRQRCYHESIEKHTTWCESNVEVQGPHEKKHCEACKLGICTENS, from the coding sequence ATTTCACTGCTCAACCTGCCCCAATAAATGGGCCTCTGCAAAGGCACTGATTATTTTCAGCATGAAACTGCAGAATGGGGAAGGAGAAGTGAAGGTTCGATTCTGCAAACAGCAGTGCCGACAAAATCATGCTATAGAAGCTAACTTTGTAGAACCCGTTTTTGATGAAGAAAATATCAAGCAAGTTCTGAATCGCTTAATAGCAAAGATCCGGCAACGATGTTATCATGAAAGCATTGAAAAACACACAACCTGGTGTGAAAGTAATGTCGAAGTCCAGGGACCACATGAGAAAAAGCATTGTGAAGCTTGTAAATTGGGAATCTGCACAGAAAACTCCTAA